The following are encoded together in the Juglans microcarpa x Juglans regia isolate MS1-56 chromosome 2D, Jm3101_v1.0, whole genome shotgun sequence genome:
- the LOC121249766 gene encoding DCN1-like protein 3, with product MDSLRSNRFDIFEIYQRYCDIRSGCAYVNGQESYKQDNESQPSKTSRDELTQLLKSVESRVDTRISIFDEIFKFISQLGLVVDFSEFARFYDFVFFICRENGQKNIAVSKAVTAWRLVLAGRFRLLNQWCDFVEKNQRHNISEDTWQQVLSFSRCVHENLEGYDPEGAWPVLIDEFVEHMYRVSGTNDNTNLCCNCGDLESQSSMVDDPLPGLKDFPGLKRKVPEDLQQDEMESLTTLYPQSTDMDTVLSFKRIRLTAHKPAHWVVDNPPGNATDDCMEIVRHNSKSPCAVEGCLSKGFAGLFSTSAYLQFDRERRVSFT from the exons ATGGATTCCTTGAGGTCGAACCGATTCGACATCTTCGAGATTTACCAACGTTACTGTG ATATTAGATCGGGGTGTGCATATGTTAATGGGCAAGAGAGCTACAAACAAGATAATGAATCGCAACCATCTAAAACTTCAAGGGATGAACTGACACAGCTCTTAAAATCGGTGGAGTCAAGGGTTGATACAAG GATTTCaatttttgatgaaattttCAAGTTCATTTCGCAGCTAGGCTTGGTG GTAGATTTTTCTGAATTTGCCCGCTTTTATGACTTTGTTTTCTTCATCTGCCGTGAAAATGGTCAAAAGAACATCG CTGTAAGCAAGGCAGTTACTGCTTGGAGGCTAGTATTAGCTGGAAGATTTCGACTGCTTAATCAATGGTGTGACTTTGTTGAG AAAAATCAACGACATAACATCTCCGAGGATACTTGGCAGCAAGTTTTATCTTTCAGCCGATGTGTACATGAAAATCTGGAAGGGTATGATCCTGAAG gtgcTTGGCCTGTTCTAATAGATGAATTCGTTGAGCATATGTACAG GGTTTCAGGAACCAATGATAACACTAACCTCTGCTGTAACTGCGGTGATTTAGAATCCCAGTCTTCCATGGTTGATGATCCTCTTCCTG GATTGAAAGATTTTCCTGGTTTGAAGAGGAAGGTACCCGAGGACCTTCAACAAGATGAAATGGAGTCCCTAACTACCCTCTACCCTCAGTCAACAGACATGGATACTGTTTTAAGTTTCAAGAGAATCAGGCTGACTGCTCATAAACCAGCGCACTGGGTGGTGGATAATCCACCAGGGAATGCTACAGATGATTGCATGGAAATTGTTAGACACAACAGTAAGTCTCCATGTGCGGTTGAAGGTTGTTTGTCTAAGGGCTTCGCAGGGCTTTTCTCAACCAGTGCCTATTTGCAGTTCGATCGGGAAAGGCGGGTTTCCTTCACATAG
- the LOC121249768 gene encoding F-box/kelch-repeat protein At3g06240-like: MLIRNLPEDVVMEILSRLPVESLMRFKCVNKAWYFLIRNPDFIAKHLFRATSDKRHRGFLLNREHEITRTPWVSLHSYETLAVSRYVDLLQFFPRDVGELVVFGPCNGILCLFGVPAERNDGDDDRGPRDGLVLWNPATRESKALPIIQRPAEMPTTFSFCFGFGLDPNTGDLKVIRILNFNFLRCQVEVYNLSTDSWRVINTSVNPNYRINSPRFPSYLNGVHYWWACERGGSGHRLMLSFDMSNEVFQEIALPPLTKRPSFEAIAVINDSVALILVYNDLARRFYDICVMNESGGEKTWTLMFTIGPRPHFSSLIELRDDGFVLVRNKNGWLVLYDPRTQEQRELPIYGDSFQVVSYTETLVMLNGSGSVLVEHEDYS, encoded by the coding sequence ATGTTGATAAGAAATCTCCCAGAAGATGTGGTAATGGAAATCCTTTCGAGGCTGCCCGTGGAATCGCTGATGCGATTCAAGTGCGTAAATAAAGCTTGGTACTTTCTTATCAGAAACCCTGATTTCATCGCCAAACACCTCTTTCGGGCCACTTCTGACAAACGCCACCGTGGGTTCCTTCTTAACCGCGAACACGAGATTACCCGAACCCCCTGGGTCTCCCTCCACTCTTACGAAACCTTAGCGGTCTCCAGGTACGTGGATTTGTTACAGTTCTTCCCTCGGGATGTTGGGGAACTCGTGGTCTTCGGTCCCTGCAATGGGATTCTGTGTCTCTTTGGTGTTCCCGCTGAGCGTAACGACGGCGACGACGATCGTGGACCCAGAGATGGGCTAGTGTTATGGAACCCTGCGACGAGAGAATCAAAGGCGCTACCCATAATCCAACGCCCGGCAGAAATGCCTACTaccttttctttctgtttcGGCTTCGGACTTGATCCCAATACTGGCGATTTGAAGGTAATTAGGATTCTGAACTTCAATTTTCTGCGATGCCAAGTCGAGGTTTATAACCTTAGTACTGATTCTTGGAGAGTGATCAACACATCCGTTAACCCAAATTATCGTATCAATTCTCCTCGTTTTCCTTCCTACTTAAATGGGGTTCATTATTGGTGGGCTTGTGAGCGTGGCGGCTCGGGCCACCGGTTGATGCTTTCCTTTGATATGAGCAATGAGGTGTTCCAAGAGATAGCGTTGCCTCCCTTAACCAAAAGACCTTCTTTTGAGGCTATTGCTGTTATTAATGATTCTGTAGCTTTGATTTTAGTATACAATGATTTGGCGAGGAGATTTTATGATATATGCGTGATGAATGAGTCTGGTGGGGAAAAGACTTGGACATTGATGTTCACAATCGGACCCCGTCCACATTTTAGCAGTTTGATAGAACTTCGGGATGATGGTTTTGTTCttgtaagaaataaaaatggatGGTTGGTGTTATACGACCCAAGAACACAAGAACAAAGAGAACTTCCGATATATGGTGATTCCTTTCAGGTTGTTAGCTACACAGAGACCCTAGTTATGTTAAATGGATCAGGGAGTGTGCTTGTTGAGCATGAAGATTATTCATAA
- the LOC121249767 gene encoding granule-bound starch synthase 2, chloroplastic/amyloplastic-like gives MASMGFLPFIFETKSESSVLLNSSKTRRPRFPFFAYRPREPLDSAGNTSLSFGYWKAAGKDCAVLSLSCDGPIGGFCRGQQRRITPLKATSKGFVEGEGGGNEVEDALQATIEKSQKVLAMQKELLQQIAERRKLVSSIKNDVINQEDDEVSGRGNASANLDLLSDSDNTIDERTSSIPSSSYAFLTVDEVPENLPSNSGGDFDEVKKESEKVALLKKASSDPDSTKQLEEANTKEVWSDSLPSFLSSSSESSSEGDGNQEISTKTSLTEVDGEASDPVIEDIKPPPLAGANIMNVVLVAAECAPWSKTGGLGDVAGALPKALARRGHRVMVVAPLYGNYAEPQDAGIRKIYRVDRQDMEVRYFQAYIDGVDFVFIESPMFRHMGNNIYGGNRMDILKRMVLFCKAAVEVPWHVPCGGICYGDGNLVFIANDWHTALLPVYLKAYYRDHGLMKYTRSILVIHNIAHQGRGPLDDFTYVDLPEHYLEIFKQYDPVGGVHFNIFAAGLKTADRIVTVSHGYSWELKTSEGGWGLHGIINENDWKLRGIVNGIDTKDWNPQFDVYLASDGYTNYSIETLKTGKRQCKEALQKELGLPIREDVPVIGFIGRLDHQKGVDLIAEAIPWMAGQDVQLIMLGTGRPDLEQLLRQFEKQHHDKIRGWVGFSVKTAHRITAGSDILLMPSRFEPCGLNQLYAMNYGTVPVVHAVGGLRDTVQPFDPFNESGLGWTFDSADANKLIHALWNCLLTYREYKQSWEGIQKRGMMQDLSWDNAAQNYEEILIAAKYQW, from the exons ATGGCATCTATGGGGTTTCTTCCTTTTATCTTTGAGACAAAGTCAGAGAGCTCTGTGCTTCTTAACAGTTCAAAGACTCGCCGACCCAGGTTCCCGTTCTTCGCATACCGCCCAAGGGAGCCGCTCGATTCTGCTGGGAATACCAGTTTATCATTTGGATATTGGAAAGCTGCGGGAAAAGATTGTGCTGTATTATCTTTAAGCTGTGATGGACCGATAGGTGGATTCTGTAGAGGACAGCAACGGAGAATTACGCCTCTGAAGGCTACTTCCAAGGGCTTCGTGGAAGGTGAGGGTGGCGGCAATGAAGTGGAGGATGCGCTTCAGGCCACCATCGAAAAGAGCCAGAAGGTCCTTGCTATGCAAAAAGAACTACTTCAACAG ATCGCTGAAAGAAGGAAACTGGTTTCGTCCATAAAAAATGATGTTATAAATCAAGAGGATGATGAGGTTTCGGGAAGGGGCAATGCTTCTGCAAATCTGGATCTTCTTTCAGATAGTGACAATACTATTGATGAACGTACGAGCAGTATTCCTTCCAGCAGCTATGCCTTTTTGACTGTAGATGAGGTGCCAGAAAATCTACCTTCGAATAGTGGTGGTGATTTTGATGAAGTTAAGAAGGAATCTGAAAAAGTGGCACTTCTTAAAAAAGCTTCATCTGATCCAGACTCCACTAAACAATTAGAAGAAGCTAATACAAAAGAAGTATGGTCAGATAGTCTGCCTTCTTTCCTTTCAAGCTCCTCTGAAAGTTCCAGTGAAGGCGATGGCAATCAGGAAATTTCTACTAAAACAAGTTTGACAGAGGTGGATGGCGAGGCAAGTGATCCTGTGATCGAAGACATCAAACCCCCTCCTTTGGCTGGGGCCAACATAATGAACGTTGTTTTGGTAGCTGCAGAATGTGCTCCATGGTCTAAAACAG GTGGGCTGGGAGATGTTGCTGGTGCTTTGCCAAAGGCTTTGGCTCGGCGTGGACATCGGGTTATG GTAGTAGCACCTCTGTATGGGAATTATGCTGAACCCCAAGATGCAGGAATTCGGAAGATTTATAGGGTGGATAGGCAG GATATGGAAGTACGTTACTTCCAAGCCTATATTGACGGTGTGGACTTTGTTTTCATTGAGAGTCCTATGTTTCGGCACATGGGGAATAACATATATGGAGGAAATCGAATG GATATTTTGAAACGCATGGTATTGTTTTGCAAGGCTGCTGTTGAG GTTCCTTGGCATGTTCCATGTGGTGGTATCTGCTATGGAGATGGAAATTTGGTTTTCATTGCGAATGATTGGCATACAGCATTGTTGCCTGTGTATCTGAAGGCATACTATCGAGACCACGGTTTAATGAAATATACACGGTCCATCCTTGTTATTCATAATATAGCTCACCAG GGTCGGGGGCCACTTGATGATTTCACCTATGTCGATCTGCCAGAACACTACTTGGAAATATTTAAACAGTATGATCCTGTAGGAGGTGTGCACTTCAATATCTTTGCGGCTGGTTTAAAAACAGCAGATCGTATTGTTACTGTTAGTCATGGATATTCCTGGGAGCTTAAAACTTCTGAAGGTGGTTGGGGTTTGCATGGgatcataaatgaaaatgactggaAATTGAGGGGTATTGTGAATGGAATTGATACGAAAGACTGGAACCCACAATTTGATGTTTACCTGGCATCAGATGGTTACACAAACTACTCCATTGAAACACTTAAAACTGGCAAGCGTCAGTGCAAGGAAGCCTTACAGAAGGAGCTTGGTCTACCCATTCGAGAGGATGTCCCTGTGATTGGTTTCATTGGGAGACTGGATCACCAAAAAGGTGTTGATCTAATAGCGGAGGCAATCCCATGGATGGCGGGTCAGGACGTGCAATTAATCATGCTGGGCACTGGCAGACCCGACCTGGAGCAATTGCTCAGGCAGTTTGAGAAACAACACCATGACAAAATCAGGGGCTGGGTTGGTTTTTCTGTTAAGACAGCACACCGAATAACTGCGGGTTCAGACATTTTGCTCATGCCATCAAGATTTGAGCCTTGCGGACTGAACCAGTTGTATGCTATGAACTATGGGACGGTTCCAGTTGTGCATGCTGTGGGTGGACTGCGAGATACTGTGCAGCCATTCGATCCATTCAACGAGTCAGGGCTTGGGTGGACATTTGATAGTGCTGATGCAAATAAGCTAATACACGCGTTATGGAACTGCTTACTGACATACCGAGAATACAAGCAGAGTTGGGAAGGAATCCAGAAACGAGGGATGATGCAAGACCTGAGTTGGGACAATGCTGCTCAGAATTACGAGGAGATACTTATTGCTGCCAAGTACCAATGGTGA